The segment TTTGATTATAAAATTTGTTGTCATATTTATTATTAGGTCAAATGGTCTAATTTCTTAAGATTGATTTCTAacaaatttattataaaattatgtTAGTTTAGGCTAATTAATAGCAGTTTATAGTAATTGAGTCTAAAatctttaaattaaaaaatatatatttggttCAATAATGAAAGATTGTTCTAAGGTTAATATTAATTTTGAAATGCGATAAATATTGAGATTTGCAATGGTAGATATCATATTCACAAATCACATAGAAATCATAATATTTTGTTATGATTTTGAGGGGCAAGTATTAATGTTAGAGACAAATCTACACTTGTGAGCTTCTCTTGTTTGATTTACGAATTACTTTTATTCATTTCAATAGAGgtactttgattttttttcttcctATCTACAAACTTAGTGAAATTTGAAAATACCTTGTAAGATTGTTGTTAGGTCACAAAAAAGTTATTGCTTACATTAATCCCTAAAAGTTGCGAAATATAAAAAACATCAATCTTAGTCATGCAAATGCTCCTAGAATGATTATGCAAACATTACATTCCAATAAAATTAGTTATCTTTTTGACACCCAAAGCCCTTATGTAATTGTACTTTTATGATTATGTTTCTCATGCtgattaatattataaatattaattcCATCATGATAATTAAGATCATAAATGTTATTATTCTAATAAGTTTGACTATGAATTGTACATTGTTATTAAATGATATGTTTACATTTAAGACTAACCAaataatatttatcatttaatGAATGTGTGTGAGAAGTCTTTGCTTGTTTTGTAAGTGTAGGAGAGCAAATGAGGTGATACAAAATTTACGGTTTTGTCAACGAGAGAAGTTCCCATGCTATTCCCATGCTATACCAATCTTGCTTTTGTATTAGTGTATGTTTAGTCCTAGTTGTAGGTTAGATCAAATATAGTCTCTCACATGTATTTGTATCTATTAGAGATAGTTGTGTCAAGTTATATCAATTAGGAGATCATGTCATCATATACACCTTAAGGTTAAATATGTTGAGAAACAAGCTAAAGAAATTGCAATAAATTATCTTACAAGTGTATGCAAATATAAAAGATAATATATTTATCTAAGGATTTCTATATGATAACTATGTGTTTGAATAAAATTaatgataaaataaaatcaataaaccATATAAACACATAATTTACATGAAGAAACCTTTTTAGGAAAAACTCCACATGAGAAAGAGAAGAAGTATGTGTTATCTTCAAAAAAGTGACACATCCAACACACTAACACTCTCTTTAGTCTAACAAAACTTTGACAAAAAACTTGTGAAACTATAAAATAAACTTATAAAACTACTATCCCATGCCTCAAATGTATAGGGAAATGAGAGAGGAATACTGTAAATTATTTTATAAAACAATATACCATCAAACCATCATAAAATACAAAATCTCTCACATCGACAACGAAGAATATTTTTCAAGAATTGTTAATGCAACTCTCAATGAGCCATAAATAGTAAAAATAACTTCCATACCAATAATAGATGGCATCTTTGACTTGCAACTCCATAGTGGTCCATTCCCCAAGGTTGGTGTCCAAAATTATCAACCAAGTTCATATGAGACCCAACAAAAATATGTGATAACCTCCACTATGTTCAATTCTCATGCCCAAgttgagaatttttttaaaaatggtttCATAATGGTTATTGCCAACTCTACATCCTTTATTACTTACATAAAATGCCAAGTTTATaagataatattaattataaaccaTTTTCCAATTATACCCTAGGCGTTCACAGGCACTTTAGAACATGTGTAATGTCAACATCCTTTCAACAATGTGGATGGGGCACTCTTGATCAAGGTAAATTCCATTGGCTTTAGTGGGTGAGTTCTTTAAGAAAAAATAATTAGAATCCTATGCACAAAGTGAAAGAGGCCAATGATAGTTGGGATCTTGTGGAGAGTGGCCATGACAATAATCTATTGGATGGTGGCCATGATCTTCTAGTGGTAGCAAAGGATCAAGTTTGAGGTTGTCACAAATGTTTGTCAATTACATCCAATGACTAGCCACTTGATCATTTCTTGCCAAGGCAATAGGAAAAAACTGAATGCTATGACAAAGATAAGAAAAAAATAGCTCTCTTATGGTAATGCAGTGATGCCTTCCCTACAAAAGGTGTTTGTGTCCTCTCTTTTAGAGCCTATTGGCAAGAGCTATATGATGGTGGTTGAGGGGGAGGCATTTGTTTGTTGCAAAGACAAGGAGAGTCCTCTACGAGATGCTTTGCCTTCTTCTAGTACTCCTTGCAAAGAAGAAAGAAAGTTGGAGGGTATGTGTTCTTTTGGTTAGCATGAGAAGATCAAGCAATCCTTTGAAATCTAAAGAGAGTGCTTTGATGATCAAAATAGGCAGATTGAATCTTTGTTAAATATCTGCATTGAAAGAACTACTTGTACTCAGATCTCTCTTGGGCTATTTGGATTTAAATTGCTTGACTACTCTCATGATTGGATATCATTTGTTTTGATTCAGCATTGCTTTTCATTgtattgaacttgtgttttgcagcCTTAATGAAACTTATTTTCATTGTTGTTTCTTGCTTTCTTAGAAATCTTGATTAATCTATCTATACAAACTTCCAAAAAAAAATGGAATGCTTTTAAAAACCCACCTTTatcattaataaaattattattcaatttctttATATGTTACTCTTTGACTTCTAAAACCAAAATGAAAGAATACAGATTTTCTATGACGTGGATCCAGGTTTTTAATGCCCCCACGTCTAGAAAGCCTAGAATAAAAAGTTGTTACAGCATACTTAGAGACAGTACTACTCTGTTTTCCTGTCATGAATATTTTAAATTCTTGAAGCACTCTGAATTCTGTGCAATTCCCAGTTCGGCTACTGATTCTTTCCTTGCATTCTATTCTCTGTAAGGAAAGCAAGGTATAGAGTCTAGACCATGTTAATATGGGCAAAAGCATATCTAGATCTGGTGCTGGTTCCATCAGGCCTTCTCTTCCTTGGAGTATATCATCTCTACCTCTTGTATAGAATTCTCAAGTATCCCCATTCAACTGCCATAGGATTTGAAAATGACAAGAAAAAGATCTGGGTACAGAAGATGATGGAGGTCAGTAATCCTATTAACTTGATTTAAGACTCTTTCCTTCTCAATGAAATTAATTGTAATCTTAGAAATGTTTTTGATTGCAGGACATTCCGAGAAACACAGATATAGCACTTCGAGTGATATCAAGAAACATATCAGCTGCCACATATCTGGCAGGTCTCTCCATAACTCTGAGTTCACTGATTGGCACCATTGTGGGTAGCAGCACAACTAGCAGTCAATCCAAAACACTGGTGAATCGAATAATCTATGGAGACAGAAGCACTTCAGTTGGGTCTCTCAAATATGCAAGCCTCCTGCTCTGTTTTTTAACAGCCTTCATGTCTCAAGTGCAGTGCATTCGTTAGTACATTCATGTCAGTTTTCTGATCAGCACTCCAGGTTCCAGTGTGCCTGCACATTATGTAGAGGATGCTGTAATCAGAGGGAGTAATTTCTGGTCACTAGGGATCAGAGCTTATTACTTTGCATTTCCTCTGCTGTTATGGGTCTTTGGTCCCATACCCATGTTTAGTTGCTCCTTGGGAATGGTCTGCTTCTTATATTTTCTTGATTCAAAGGATAATCCCATCCCACCATTGGGGCTTAAGGAGAAGAAAACTGGGTTAGATGCAGA is part of the Cryptomeria japonica chromosome 10, Sugi_1.0, whole genome shotgun sequence genome and harbors:
- the LOC131051691 gene encoding uncharacterized protein LOC131051691 — its product is MLIWAKAYLDLVLVPSGLLFLGVYHLYLLYRILKYPHSTAIGFENDKKKIWVQKMMEDIPRNTDIALRVISRNISAATYLAGLSITLSSLIGTIVGSSTTSSQSKTLVNRIIYGDRSTSVGTPGSSVPAHYVEDAVIRGSNFWSLGIRAYYFAFPLLLWVFGPIPMFSCSLGMVCFLYFLDSKDNPIPPLGLKEKKTGLDAETKRGKQRGQVIESSYGRSTLASSMVTQMESPQLQME